Proteins encoded by one window of Myripristis murdjan chromosome 1, fMyrMur1.1, whole genome shotgun sequence:
- the ptp4a1 gene encoding protein tyrosine phosphatase type IVA 1 isoform X2, giving the protein MGPAPVEITYKNMRFLITHNPTNATLNKFIEELKKYGVTTVVRVCEATYDATLVGKEGIQVLDWPFDDGAPPSNQIVDDWLNLLKVKFREEPGCCIAVHCVAGLGRAPVLVALAMIECGMKYEDAVQFIRQKRRGAFNSKQLFYLEKYRPKMRLRFKDSNGHRNNCCIQ; this is encoded by the exons ATGGG ACCGGCCCCCGTGGAGATCACCTACAAAAACATGCGGTTCCTCATTACCCACAATCCCACCAACGCCACTCTGAACAAGTTCATCGAG GAGCTGAAGAAGTACGGAGTGACCACCGtcgtgagagtgtgtgaggcgACCTACGATGCCACCCTGGTGGGGAAGGAGGGGATCCAGGTTCTG GATTGGCCGTTTGACGATGGGGCTCCTCCCTCCAACCAGATAGTGGATGATTGGCTGAACCTGCTGAAGGTGAAGTTCAGGGAGGAGCCGGGCTGCTGCATTGCTGTCCACTGTGTAGCAGGGCTGGGGAG AGCTCCTGTCCTGGTCGCCCTCGCCATGATAGAATGTGGGATGAAGTACGAAGATGCTGTCCAATTCATTCGACA GAAGCGTCGAGGAGCTTTCAACAGCAAGCAGCTGTTCTACCTGGAGAAATATCGTCCAAAGATGCGCCTGCGCTTCAAAGATTCCAACGGCCATCGCAATAACTGCTGCATCCAGTAG
- the lgsn gene encoding lengsin, with the protein MHDSEDFSLKEAHGRIRDQIDGTGMSLGKRKGVRVTGKYVASSDWERGGPAIVHSYTSTPPTPDAPTVISIGPLPHKPTVTPEGGDYHKAEEEPPTSEDCTGQETASESRTSCVEMAIPRQTLDELKTILKESPLVNPRGKDEGKPGSPYTYLHGGSSGGGGGGGGGSGRPGGRHGNGNPPGAFSTFKPLSDASRRGPTRDNMSIHLVSSMDSSSSFRPNVATNRQSQVRSPTNESTVAWGETGTSRSDDETESVDTSGTQGFISAMEQIKQQIARENISFVRFEATDLHGVSRSKTVPVRFFHEKAVYGVSMPRSYLELTLSPKCNEVDHANTANFSSDILLIPDLSTFRVLPWAEQTARVICDPCTVTGNPLRTSPRLIAKQLLGQLQSMGFSLHSSFTYECCVLGAPDRIGPKTLLFPATTLLSNHDLPFFQQLVDSMYCMGADVDSFASASGPGQMEINLRPEFGIEAADSAFTLRTSIKEMARKHSYIASFFTDDGLYNAGVLSHSLWDANGRRSLFHSGEKGDELSEIGRKWLAGLLTHSAALSCLMSPGLGCRSHIAKKVKDPKRMLYATCGCNDNSSSFNIKCHGGRETHIENKLGSAMANPYVVLAATVAAGLDGIKRNLNVETGLNKAPCQQKQFAIPVKLDDALEALAEDHVIRSTLGEPFVQYFIAMKKFEIETQELDDERNKCLEYFI; encoded by the exons atgcatgacTCTGAAGATTTCAGTCTCAAG GAGGCCCATGGTAGAATCAGAGACCAAATAGACGGCACAGGGATGAGCCTGGGCAAGAGGAAAGGAGTGAGGGTGACGGGGAAATATGTCGCCTCGTCAGACTGGGAAAGAGGCGGCCCGGCCATCGTCCACTCCTACACCAGCACCCCGCCAACCCCGGACGCCCCGACTGTGATTTCTATCGGCCCTCTTCCTCACAAACCCACCGTGACCCCAGAAGGAGGAGATTATCACAAAGCGGAGGAGGAACCCCCCACGAGCGAGGACTGCACCGGACAGGAAACGGCGTCCGAGAGCAGGACGTCCTGCGTGGAGATGGCCATCCCCAGGCAGACCTTGGACGAGCTGAAGACGATCCTGAAGGAGAGCCCTCTGGTCAACCCCCGGGGGAAAGACGAGGGGAAGCCGGGGAGTCCTTACACGTACCTGCACGGTGGGAGcagcggcggtggcggtggcggcggcggcggcagcggcagGCCTGGTGGACGGCACGGCAATGGAAACCCACCAGGGGCGTTCAGCACCTTCAAACCCCTCTCTGACGCTTCCAGAAGGGGGCCCACCAGAGATAACATGTCTATTCATCTGGTGTCCAGCATGGATTCATCCAGCTCATTCAGGCCCAATGTGGCCACAAATAGGCAGTCTCAAGTTAGGTCGCCCACAAACGAGAGCACTGTGGCCTGGGGAGAGACTGGGACTTCTCGATCAG aCGACGAAACGGAGAGCGTTGACACCTCAGGAACTCAGGGCTTCATTTCAGCGATGGAGCAGATCAAGCAGCAGATCGCCAGGGAGAACATCAGCTTCGTGCGCTTCGAAGCCACGGACCTGCACGGGGTGTCCAGGTCCAAGACAGTGCCAGTCCGCTTCTTCCAT GAGAAAGCGGTTTATGGAGTATCAATGCCAAGAAGCTACTTGGAGCTGACCCTGAGCCCCAAGTGCAACGAAGTGGACCACGCCAACACCGCCAACTTCAGCAGCGATATTCTTCTGATCCCTGACCTTTCGACCTTTAGGGTCCTACCCTGGGCGGAGCAGACAGCCCGGGTCATCTGTGACCCCTGCACCGTCACCGGGAACCCCCTCCGGACTTCGCCCCGCCTTATCGCCAAGCAGCTTCTCGGCCAGCTCCAGAGCATGGGATTCTCCCTGCACTCCTCCTTCACCTACGAATGCTGCGTTCTGGGAGCGCCGGACCGAATCGGACCCAAGACCCTCCTGTTCCCTGCCACCACCTTGCTAAGCAACCATGACCTGCCCTTCTTCCAGCAGCTGGTGGACAGCATGTACTGCATGGGCGCAGATGTGGACAGTTTCGCCTCAGCCAGCGGCCCCGGCCAGATGGAGATCAACCTGCGACCGGAGTTTGGGATCGAGGCCGCCGACAGCGCTTTCACCTTGCGCACCAGCATCAAAGAAATGGCTCGTAAACACAGCTACATTGCCAGCTTCTTCACCGACGACGGCCTGTACAACGCAGGCGTGCTCTCTCACAGTCTGTGGGACGCCAACGGCCGGCGCAGTCTGTTCCACAGCGGCGAGAAGGGAGACGAGCTGTCTGAGATCGGCAGGAAGTGGCTAGCCGGGCTCCTCACTCACTCCGCCGCCCTGAGCTGCCTGATGTCGCCCGGCCTGGGCTGCCGGAGCCACATCGCCAAGAAAGTCAAAGACCCCAAGCGGATGCTGTACGCCACGTGCGGCTGCAACGATAACAGCAGTTCCTTCAACATCAAATGCCACGGCGGCAGGGAGACACACATTGAAAACAAGCTGGGCTCGGCCATGGCCAACCCTTACGTTGTGCTGGCGGCCACCGTGGCAGCAGGGCTGGACGGCATCAAACGCAACCTCAACGTCGAGACTGGTTTAAACAAAGCCCCCTGTCAACAGAAACAGTTTGCCATTCCCGTGAAGCTCGATGACGCCTTGGAGGCTTTGGCGGAGGACCACGTGATCCGCAGCACCCTCGGAGAGCCGTTTGTGCAGTACTTCATTGCCATGAAGAAGTTTGAGATCGAGACCCAAGAACTGGACGATGAAAGAAACAAGTGCCTggaatatttcatttaa
- the ptp4a1 gene encoding protein tyrosine phosphatase type IVA 1 isoform X1: protein MARMNRPAPVEITYKNMRFLITHNPTNATLNKFIEELKKYGVTTVVRVCEATYDATLVGKEGIQVLDWPFDDGAPPSNQIVDDWLNLLKVKFREEPGCCIAVHCVAGLGRAPVLVALAMIECGMKYEDAVQFIRQKRRGAFNSKQLFYLEKYRPKMRLRFKDSNGHRNNCCIQ from the exons ATGGCTCGTATGAACAGACCGGCCCCCGTGGAGATCACCTACAAAAACATGCGGTTCCTCATTACCCACAATCCCACCAACGCCACTCTGAACAAGTTCATCGAG GAGCTGAAGAAGTACGGAGTGACCACCGtcgtgagagtgtgtgaggcgACCTACGATGCCACCCTGGTGGGGAAGGAGGGGATCCAGGTTCTG GATTGGCCGTTTGACGATGGGGCTCCTCCCTCCAACCAGATAGTGGATGATTGGCTGAACCTGCTGAAGGTGAAGTTCAGGGAGGAGCCGGGCTGCTGCATTGCTGTCCACTGTGTAGCAGGGCTGGGGAG AGCTCCTGTCCTGGTCGCCCTCGCCATGATAGAATGTGGGATGAAGTACGAAGATGCTGTCCAATTCATTCGACA GAAGCGTCGAGGAGCTTTCAACAGCAAGCAGCTGTTCTACCTGGAGAAATATCGTCCAAAGATGCGCCTGCGCTTCAAAGATTCCAACGGCCATCGCAATAACTGCTGCATCCAGTAG